A genomic window from Camelus ferus isolate YT-003-E chromosome 9, BCGSAC_Cfer_1.0, whole genome shotgun sequence includes:
- the FUT1 gene encoding galactoside 2-alpha-L-fucosyltransferase 1 codes for MWAPSRRHLCLTFLLVCVSAAILFFHIHQDLLHDALDLSALCPDYNLVTSPVAIFCLSGTPINPNASISCPKHPASSSGTWTIYPDGRFGNQMGQYATLLALAQLNGRQAFIQPAMHAALAPMFRITLPVLAPEVDRHAPWRELELHDWMSEEYAHLEEPWLKLTGFPCSWTFFHHLREQILREFTLHDYLRQEAQRLLSRLRLRRTGKRPSTFVGVHVRRGDYLEVMPHRWKGVVGDRSYLQQAMDWFRARHEAPIFVVTSNGMGWCRKNIDTSQGDVIFAGNGQEDAPGKDFALLVQCNHTIMTIGTFGFWAAYLAGGDTVYLANFTLPNSKFLKIFKPKAAFLPEWVGINADLSPLHM; via the coding sequence ATGTGGGCCCCCAGCCGCCGTCACCTCTGTCTGACCTTCCTGCTGGTCTGTGTTTCTGCTGCAATCCTCTTCTTCCACATCCACCAAGATCTCCTTCATGATGCCTTGGACCTGTCTGCCCTGTGTCCAGACTATAACCTGGTGACATCCCCTGTGGCCATCTTCTGCCTGTCGGGCACGCCTATAAACCCCAACGCCTCCATTTCCTGTCCCAAGCATCCAGCCTCGTCCTCAGGAACCTGGACTATCTACCCAGATGGTCGGTTCGGGAACCAGATGGGGCAGTACGCCACGCTGCTGGCCCTGGCCCAGCTCAACGGTCGCCAGGCCTTCATCCAGCCCGCTATGCACGCCGCCTTGGCCCCCATGTTCCGCATCACCCTGCCCGTGCTGGCGCCCGAGGTGGACCGCCACGCGCCTTGGCGGGAGCTCGAGCTGCACGACTGGATGTCGGAGGAGTACGCCCACTTGGAGGAGCCTTGGCTGAAGCTCACCGGCTTCCCCTGCTCCTGGACCTTCTTCCACCATCTCCGGGAACAGATCCTCCGCGAGTTCACCCTGCACGACTACCTCAGGCAAGAGGCCCAGCGTTTACTGAGTCGACTCCGACTGCGACGCACCGGGAAGCGCCCGAGCACCTTCGTGGGTGTGCACGTGCGCCGGGGGGACTATCTGGAGGTGATGCCCCACCGCTGGAAGGGTGTGGTGGGAGACCGCTCTTACCTCCAGCAGGCTATGGACTGGTTCCGGGCCCGGCATGAAGCCCCTATCTTTGTGGTCACCAGCAATGGCATGGGGTGGTGCCGGAAAAATATTGACACCTCCCAGGGGGATGTGATCTTTGCTGGGAATGGGCAGGAGGATGCCCCTGGTAAGGACTTTGCTCTCCTCGTGCAGTGCAACCACACCATCATGACTATTGGTACCTTTGGCTTCTGGGCCGCCTACCTGGCTGGTGGAGACACTGTCTACCTGGCCAACTTCACCCTGCCTAACTCCAAATTCCTGAAAATCTTTAAACCTAAGGCTGCCTTCCTGCCTGAGTGGGTGGGCATTAATGCAGACTTGTCTCCACTCCACATGTag
- the IZUMO1 gene encoding izumo sperm-egg fusion protein 1 isoform X3: protein MGQRWLPLLVVALTACLLPAWGCVMCDPKVVEALNSLETDYLPGHLEAKDHKNLMIRVKEAVEDFKNLPIDEDSYMGVVDKPTLEKASWSLLKDMKRVTDSDVKGQLFVKELLWMLHLAKDTFASYAAQFQKEGLMLQPLIWCSTCQEQVHACRKSLDCGERKVEVHQMEDMILDCELNWHKISQGLTDYSFYRVWGNNSETLMSKGIQPTLTKIMVSPEDAGIYRCELGSVKSSPATIIHFRVTVLPKRIVEEIPSPNTETQDEMAPGEVTLGRPQPSTTLQSQSSKPENVLRSRLVGLLIWGFVVLIAGVVTAILYFGSGKVIDFIKSSWFSTGHGDAQDSGVSAEKTDKSGRK from the exons ATGGGGCAGCGGTGGCTTCCCCTCCTGGTGGTGGCGCTGACCGCCTGTCTGCTTCCTGCCTGGGGCTGTGTCATGTGTGATCCAAAGGTCGTGGAAGCTCTAAACTCCTTGGAGACGGATTACCTGCCTGGCCACCTGGAGGCCAAAGATCACAAAAATTTGATGATAAGGGTAAAGGAAGCCGTGGAGGATTTCAAGAATCTGCCGATTGACGAGGATTCCTATATGGGGGTCGTCG ataAACCAACACTAGAAAAGGCATCCTGGAGTTTGCTGAAGGATATGAAACGTGTCACAGACAGCGATGTAAAAG GTCAGCTCTTTGTGAAAGAGCTGTTGTGGATGTTGCACCTGGCAAAGGATACCTTTGCCAGCTACGCTGCTCAGTTTCAAAAAGAGG GTTTGATGTTGCAGCCTCTGATCTGGTGCAGTACCTGCCAGGAGCAGGTTCACGCTTGTCGAAAGTCCTTGGATTGCGGAG AGCGCAAAGTCGAGGTCCATCAAATGGAAGATATGATCCTGGACTGTGAGCTCAACTGGCATAAAATCTCTCAAGGCCTGACCGATTACAGCTTTTACAGG GTTTGGGGGAACAATTCTGAGACCTTGATGTCCAAGGGGATACAGCCAACCCTGACCAAGATCATGGTGAGTCCAGAGGATGCAGGCATCTACCGCTGCGAGCTGGGTTCTGTGAAATCCAGTCCAGCCACGATCATCCATTTTCGTGTCACAG TATTGCCCAAAAGAATCGTGGAGGAGATACCATCACCAAACACCGAAACCCAGGATGAGATGGCACCGGGTGAGGTGACTCTGGGTCGCCCCCAGCCGTCCACAACCCTCCAGTCACAGTCTTCGAAGCCCGAGAATGTGCTAAGAAGCCGCCTCGTGGGGCTGCTGATCTGGGGCTTTGTGGTGCTGATAGCTGGCGTTGTGACCGC GATACTTTACTTTGGGTCTGGGAAAGTGATCGATTTCATAAAGTCCTCCTGGTTCAGCACTGGCCATGGAGATGCTCAGGACTCCGGGGTTTCAGCAGAAAAGACCGAtaaatcagggagaaaataa
- the IZUMO1 gene encoding izumo sperm-egg fusion protein 1 isoform X2: MGQRWLPLLVVALTACLLPAWGCVMCDPKVVEALNSLETDYLPGHLEAKDHKNLMIRVKEAVEDFKNLPIDEDSYMGVVDKPTLEKASWSLLKDMKRVTDSDVKGQLFVKELLWMLHLAKDTFASYAAQFQKEGFCPNKCGLMLQPLIWCSTCQEQVHACRKSLDCGERKVEVHQMEDMILDCELNWHKISQGLTDYSFYRVWGNNSETLMSKGIQPTLTKIMVSPEDAGIYRCELGSVKSSPATIIHFRVTVLPKRIVEEIPSPNTETQDEMAPGEVTLGRPQPSTTLQSQSSKPENVLRSRLVGLLIWGFVVLIAGVVTAILYFGSGKVIDFIKSSWFSTGHGDAQDSGVSAEKTDKSGRK; encoded by the exons ATGGGGCAGCGGTGGCTTCCCCTCCTGGTGGTGGCGCTGACCGCCTGTCTGCTTCCTGCCTGGGGCTGTGTCATGTGTGATCCAAAGGTCGTGGAAGCTCTAAACTCCTTGGAGACGGATTACCTGCCTGGCCACCTGGAGGCCAAAGATCACAAAAATTTGATGATAAGGGTAAAGGAAGCCGTGGAGGATTTCAAGAATCTGCCGATTGACGAGGATTCCTATATGGGGGTCGTCG ataAACCAACACTAGAAAAGGCATCCTGGAGTTTGCTGAAGGATATGAAACGTGTCACAGACAGCGATGTAAAAG GTCAGCTCTTTGTGAAAGAGCTGTTGTGGATGTTGCACCTGGCAAAGGATACCTTTGCCAGCTACGCTGCTCAGTTTCAAAAAGAGG GTTTTTGTCCCAACAAATGTG GTTTGATGTTGCAGCCTCTGATCTGGTGCAGTACCTGCCAGGAGCAGGTTCACGCTTGTCGAAAGTCCTTGGATTGCGGAG AGCGCAAAGTCGAGGTCCATCAAATGGAAGATATGATCCTGGACTGTGAGCTCAACTGGCATAAAATCTCTCAAGGCCTGACCGATTACAGCTTTTACAGG GTTTGGGGGAACAATTCTGAGACCTTGATGTCCAAGGGGATACAGCCAACCCTGACCAAGATCATGGTGAGTCCAGAGGATGCAGGCATCTACCGCTGCGAGCTGGGTTCTGTGAAATCCAGTCCAGCCACGATCATCCATTTTCGTGTCACAG TATTGCCCAAAAGAATCGTGGAGGAGATACCATCACCAAACACCGAAACCCAGGATGAGATGGCACCGGGTGAGGTGACTCTGGGTCGCCCCCAGCCGTCCACAACCCTCCAGTCACAGTCTTCGAAGCCCGAGAATGTGCTAAGAAGCCGCCTCGTGGGGCTGCTGATCTGGGGCTTTGTGGTGCTGATAGCTGGCGTTGTGACCGC GATACTTTACTTTGGGTCTGGGAAAGTGATCGATTTCATAAAGTCCTCCTGGTTCAGCACTGGCCATGGAGATGCTCAGGACTCCGGGGTTTCAGCAGAAAAGACCGAtaaatcagggagaaaataa
- the IZUMO1 gene encoding izumo sperm-egg fusion protein 1 isoform X4 translates to MGQRWLPLLVVALTACLLPAWGCVMCDPKVVEALNSLETDYLPGHLEAKDHKNLMIRVKEAVEDFKNLPIDEDSYMGVVDKPTLEKASWSLLKDMKRVTDSDVKGQLFVKELLWMLHLAKDTFASYAAQFQKEGFCPNKCGLMLQPLIWCSTCQEQVHACRKSLDCGERKVEVHQMEDMILDCELNWHKISQGLTDYSFYRGIQPTLTKIMVSPEDAGIYRCELGSVKSSPATIIHFRVTVLPKRIVEEIPSPNTETQDEMAPGEVTLGRPQPSTTLQSQSSKPENVLRSRLVGLLIWGFVVLIAGVVTAILYFGSGKVIDFIKSSWFSTGHGDAQDSGVSAEKTDKSGRK, encoded by the exons ATGGGGCAGCGGTGGCTTCCCCTCCTGGTGGTGGCGCTGACCGCCTGTCTGCTTCCTGCCTGGGGCTGTGTCATGTGTGATCCAAAGGTCGTGGAAGCTCTAAACTCCTTGGAGACGGATTACCTGCCTGGCCACCTGGAGGCCAAAGATCACAAAAATTTGATGATAAGGGTAAAGGAAGCCGTGGAGGATTTCAAGAATCTGCCGATTGACGAGGATTCCTATATGGGGGTCGTCG ataAACCAACACTAGAAAAGGCATCCTGGAGTTTGCTGAAGGATATGAAACGTGTCACAGACAGCGATGTAAAAG GTCAGCTCTTTGTGAAAGAGCTGTTGTGGATGTTGCACCTGGCAAAGGATACCTTTGCCAGCTACGCTGCTCAGTTTCAAAAAGAGG GTTTTTGTCCCAACAAATGTG GTTTGATGTTGCAGCCTCTGATCTGGTGCAGTACCTGCCAGGAGCAGGTTCACGCTTGTCGAAAGTCCTTGGATTGCGGAG AGCGCAAAGTCGAGGTCCATCAAATGGAAGATATGATCCTGGACTGTGAGCTCAACTGGCATAAAATCTCTCAAGGCCTGACCGATTACAGCTTTTACAGG GGGATACAGCCAACCCTGACCAAGATCATGGTGAGTCCAGAGGATGCAGGCATCTACCGCTGCGAGCTGGGTTCTGTGAAATCCAGTCCAGCCACGATCATCCATTTTCGTGTCACAG TATTGCCCAAAAGAATCGTGGAGGAGATACCATCACCAAACACCGAAACCCAGGATGAGATGGCACCGGGTGAGGTGACTCTGGGTCGCCCCCAGCCGTCCACAACCCTCCAGTCACAGTCTTCGAAGCCCGAGAATGTGCTAAGAAGCCGCCTCGTGGGGCTGCTGATCTGGGGCTTTGTGGTGCTGATAGCTGGCGTTGTGACCGC GATACTTTACTTTGGGTCTGGGAAAGTGATCGATTTCATAAAGTCCTCCTGGTTCAGCACTGGCCATGGAGATGCTCAGGACTCCGGGGTTTCAGCAGAAAAGACCGAtaaatcagggagaaaataa
- the IZUMO1 gene encoding izumo sperm-egg fusion protein 1 isoform X5, with protein MGQRWLPLLVVALTACLLPAWGCVMCDPKVVEALNSLETDYLPGHLEAKDHKNLMIRVKEAVEDFKNLPIDEDSYMGVVDKPTLEKASWSLLKDMKRVTDSDVKGQLFVKELLWMLHLAKDTFASYAAQFQKEGFCPNKCGLMLQPLIWCSTCQEQVHACRKSLDCGERKVEVHQMEDMILDCELNWHKISQGLTDYSFYRVWGNNSETLMSKGIQPTLTKIMVSPEDAGIYRCELGSVKSSPATIIHFRVTVLPKRIVEEIPSPNTETQDEMAPGEVTLGRPQPSTTLQSQSSKPENVLRSRLVGLLIWGFVVLIAGVVTA; from the exons ATGGGGCAGCGGTGGCTTCCCCTCCTGGTGGTGGCGCTGACCGCCTGTCTGCTTCCTGCCTGGGGCTGTGTCATGTGTGATCCAAAGGTCGTGGAAGCTCTAAACTCCTTGGAGACGGATTACCTGCCTGGCCACCTGGAGGCCAAAGATCACAAAAATTTGATGATAAGGGTAAAGGAAGCCGTGGAGGATTTCAAGAATCTGCCGATTGACGAGGATTCCTATATGGGGGTCGTCG ataAACCAACACTAGAAAAGGCATCCTGGAGTTTGCTGAAGGATATGAAACGTGTCACAGACAGCGATGTAAAAG GTCAGCTCTTTGTGAAAGAGCTGTTGTGGATGTTGCACCTGGCAAAGGATACCTTTGCCAGCTACGCTGCTCAGTTTCAAAAAGAGG GTTTTTGTCCCAACAAATGTG GTTTGATGTTGCAGCCTCTGATCTGGTGCAGTACCTGCCAGGAGCAGGTTCACGCTTGTCGAAAGTCCTTGGATTGCGGAG AGCGCAAAGTCGAGGTCCATCAAATGGAAGATATGATCCTGGACTGTGAGCTCAACTGGCATAAAATCTCTCAAGGCCTGACCGATTACAGCTTTTACAGG GTTTGGGGGAACAATTCTGAGACCTTGATGTCCAAGGGGATACAGCCAACCCTGACCAAGATCATGGTGAGTCCAGAGGATGCAGGCATCTACCGCTGCGAGCTGGGTTCTGTGAAATCCAGTCCAGCCACGATCATCCATTTTCGTGTCACAG TATTGCCCAAAAGAATCGTGGAGGAGATACCATCACCAAACACCGAAACCCAGGATGAGATGGCACCGGGTGAGGTGACTCTGGGTCGCCCCCAGCCGTCCACAACCCTCCAGTCACAGTCTTCGAAGCCCGAGAATGTGCTAAGAAGCCGCCTCGTGGGGCTGCTGATCTGGGGCTTTGTGGTGCTGATAGCTGGCGTTGTGACCGCGTGA
- the IZUMO1 gene encoding izumo sperm-egg fusion protein 1 isoform X1 has protein sequence MGQRWLPLLVVALTACLLPAWGCVMCDPKVVEALNSLETDYLPGHLEAKDHKNLMIRVKEAVEDFKNLPIDEDSYMGVVDKPTLEKASWSLLKDMKRVTDSDVKGQLFVKELLWMLHLAKDTFASYAAQFQKEGFCPNKCGLMLQPLIWCSTCQEQVHACRKSLDCGERKVEVHQMEDMILDCELNWHKISQGLTDYSFYRVWGNNSETLMSKGIQPTLTKIMVSPEDAGIYRCELGSVKSSPATIIHFRVTGQLREGEFRVLRLRARQLQGHGLWGITSCRGVVSGYEGVASCPECGLWPQGQGFPLGVLGLHAIRGMILSQRAWVLGRAAMGRACLGGTYPPSQNCSLPLLYQYCPKESWRRYHHQTPKPRMRWHRVR, from the exons ATGGGGCAGCGGTGGCTTCCCCTCCTGGTGGTGGCGCTGACCGCCTGTCTGCTTCCTGCCTGGGGCTGTGTCATGTGTGATCCAAAGGTCGTGGAAGCTCTAAACTCCTTGGAGACGGATTACCTGCCTGGCCACCTGGAGGCCAAAGATCACAAAAATTTGATGATAAGGGTAAAGGAAGCCGTGGAGGATTTCAAGAATCTGCCGATTGACGAGGATTCCTATATGGGGGTCGTCG ataAACCAACACTAGAAAAGGCATCCTGGAGTTTGCTGAAGGATATGAAACGTGTCACAGACAGCGATGTAAAAG GTCAGCTCTTTGTGAAAGAGCTGTTGTGGATGTTGCACCTGGCAAAGGATACCTTTGCCAGCTACGCTGCTCAGTTTCAAAAAGAGG GTTTTTGTCCCAACAAATGTG GTTTGATGTTGCAGCCTCTGATCTGGTGCAGTACCTGCCAGGAGCAGGTTCACGCTTGTCGAAAGTCCTTGGATTGCGGAG AGCGCAAAGTCGAGGTCCATCAAATGGAAGATATGATCCTGGACTGTGAGCTCAACTGGCATAAAATCTCTCAAGGCCTGACCGATTACAGCTTTTACAGG GTTTGGGGGAACAATTCTGAGACCTTGATGTCCAAGGGGATACAGCCAACCCTGACCAAGATCATGGTGAGTCCAGAGGATGCAGGCATCTACCGCTGCGAGCTGGGTTCTGTGAAATCCAGTCCAGCCACGATCATCCATTTTCGTGTCACAGGTCAGTTGAGAGAAGGGGAATTCAGGGTCCTAAGGCTGAGGGCCCGTCAGCTTCAGGGGCATGGCCTATGGGGCATAACTTCCTGTAGGGGTGTGGTTTCAGGCTACGAGGGTGTGGCTTCCTGCCCAGAGTGTGGCCTCTGGCCACAGGGCCAGGGCTTCCCTCTGGGTGTGTTGGGGCTTCACGCAATTAGAGGCATGATTCTGTCTCAGAGGGCCTGGGTCCTGGGGCGGGCTGCCATGGGGAGAGCTTGCCTTGGCGGGACCTACCCACCCTCCCAGAACTGCTCCTTACCCCTCCTCTATCAGTATTGCCCAAAAGAATCGTGGAGGAGATACCATCACCAAACACCGAAACCCAGGATGAGATGGCACCGGGTGAGGTGA